One genomic window of Fusarium keratoplasticum isolate Fu6.1 chromosome 3, whole genome shotgun sequence includes the following:
- a CDS encoding PNP-UDP-1 domain-containing protein, translated as MTSSRDRDAADSLQATYNILKQIARTLWRGEHDPQLRGFYAELHAYFTIIYHHLKRISSSHVTIDNDVQSQLLDCIESVFTRNFLRLSSDARLRRLDELGDDIQGLADNGAKAEALQPYLDFGATQTERDDFLESLSGLEKELEARYPEDMSQWAPEDFGPLIKINEPSYAVWSAAQSIFKALVACKDCVCTPTHDFGARLCLGTHRKPDCEADDQVDFDMFLSMKEDWHEAHIHTAKDRAVKIVVDQSRQRQRAPRSMVVKQLCEPIARIGTMAGYRLQLKVTKDQLFKLQSERTASLVDKTKHPVSLDQFLRDRPRNFTERTKRILAVILSSTVFHLHNTPWLEPSWNSSNVLFFQTSSSAVTLRPFIQTKLSLLDFSPPHDGREHSPDATDSEDLDPDDLDPDDFDPDDMDPDDWLMHRCPILVTLAMMLLEIYFATPFDVLARRCKVDLGDSQSSTKHLDVSVVFQACRTEIPENSQFYVAVGSCLDPQVWETENGGSLSSDELRSRIYEKVVLPLETELSQAYSSISINDLDKFAETLDFASWDQTIQTLNQQTNVEASRQNELALGLERSCSLSPSLAAPYHPPSSAEHPGLSNRRLSDLDPRATISASNTPNLVRFPSGSDPEALCDSTASLSLESYPQWRYTVGILCALPKELLAVRALFDTKHSKPKNLRGDVNNYALGTISGHMVVAACLPAGEYGTNAAADSASNMRRSFPSITFCLLVGIGGGAPTPQSDIRLGDVVVSLPTARFPGVIQYDRGKEIENSTFELTGALQPPPRQLMTAISSLRSNPDLPSDPLQPFLNDVVNRVPDSWKLKYIHPGQEHDRLFSVVCSACQAGHCRDMNNHIRKRPLRPTKHPEIHYGLIASANRVLKDAAVRDRWAQEHGILCFEMEAAGVMNTFPCLVIRGICDYADSYKSKEWQEYAAATAAAYAKLLLTEVAVCDDTRNGFWEQERTLMEFRPPERPISNEQRV; from the coding sequence ATGACCTCGAGTCGAGACAGAGACGCCGCCGACTCCCTACAGGCCACGTACAACATATTGAAGCAGATTGCCAGGACATTGTGGCGGGGTGAGCATGATCCTCAGTTGAGGGGCTTCTACGCTGAGCTTCATGCGTATTTCACCATCATTTATCACCACCTCAAAcgcatcagcagcagccatgtTACAATCGATAATGATGTCCAAAGTCAACTGTTGGACTGCATAGAGTCTGTATTTACACGGAATTTTCTTCGACTATCATCTGACGCCAGATTGCGACGCttggatgagcttggagacGACATCCAAGGCTTGGCAGACAATGGAGCGAAGGCGGAGGCTCTTCAGCCGTATCTGGATTTTGGAGCGACGCAAACTGAACGTGACGACTTTCTGGAGTCGCTAAGCGGCCTCGAAAAGGAACTCGAAGCCCGATACCCAGAGGACATGTCACAGTGGGCCCCAGAGGACTTTGGCCCTTTAATCAAGATCAACGAACCATCATACGCAGTCTGGAGCGCCGCTCAGTCCATCTTCAAAGCGCTGGTAGCCTGCAAAGACTGCGTCTGTACACCCACCCACGACTTCGGCGCTCGTCTCTGTCTGGGGACTCACCGGAAGCCTGATTGTGAGGCTGATGACCAAGTCGACTTTGACATGTTTCTCTCCATGAAGGAAGATTGGCATGAAGCACACATCCATACAGCAAAAGACAGAGCCGTCAAGATTGTTGTGGATCAATCGCGACAGAGACAAAGGGCCCCGAGGAGCATGGTGGTGAAGCAGCTTTGTGAGCCGATTGCGAGAATTGGTACCATGGCGGGATACCGGCTTCAGCTCAAAGTCACCAAAGATCAGCTTTTCAAGCTGCAGTCGGAGAGGACTGCGTCCCTTGTTGACAAGACGAAACATCCAGTCTCTTTGGACCAGTTCCTGAGAGACAGACCGCGCAACTTCACCGAGAGGACGAAACGAATTTTGGCTGTCATCCTAAGCTCGACTGTGTTCCACTTGCACAATACCCCATGGTTAGAACCGAGTTGGAATTCTTCCAATGTGCTATTCTTCCAGACGTCCTCATCAGCTGTCACGTTACGACCGTTCATTCAGACCAAACTTTCACTTCTAGATTTCTCGCCACCGCATGATGGCCGCGAACACAGCCCGGATGCAACTGACTCGGAAGATTTGGACCCTGATGATTTGGATCCCGACGATTTTGACCCAGATGATATGGACCCAGATGATTGGCTGATGCACCGGTGTCCGATTCTCGTGACGCTTGCAATGATGCTGCTAGAGATTTACTTTGCCACGCCCTTCGATGTTCTAGCCAGACGGTGCAAGGTCGACCTAGGCGATTCGCAGAGCAGCACAAAGCATCTCGACGTCAGCGTAGTCTTTCAGGCATGCAGGACAGAGATCCCCGAGAATTCCCAGTTTTATGTCGCCGTGGGGAGCTGTCTAGACCCACAGGTGTGGGAGACTGAGAATGGAGGCAGCCTCAGTAGCGACGAGTTGAGATCCAGAATCTACGAAAAGGTGGTCCTGCCGCTAGAGACTGAGTTGAGCCAGGCTTATAGTTCGATTTCGATCAATGACTTGGACAAGTTCGCCGAAACGTTGGACTTTGCGAGCTGGGATCAGACCATACAGACGTTGAATCAACAAACGAATGTTGAGGCCTCTCGACAGAACGAACTCGCCTTGGGGCTGGAGAGGAGTTGCAGCCTGTCCCCTAGCCTTGCAGCACCCTACCACCCTCCAAGTTCTGCGGAACATCCAGGACTTTCAAACAGAAGGCTGTCGGACTTGGACCCCAGGGCCACAATTTCCGCATCAAACACCCCAAACCTGGTCCGCTTTCCTTCTGGTTCCGATCCCGAAGCATTGTGTGATTCGACAGCCTCTCTGAGCTTAGAGTCGTACCCTCAGTGGAGATATACAGTCGGAATTCTCTGCGCCCTCCccaaagagcttcttgccGTGCGAGCCCTATTCGACACAAAGCAcagcaagcccaagaaccTACGCGGAGACGTCAACAACTACGCACTGGGCACTATCAGTGGCCACATGGTCGTTGCCGCTTGCCTTCCAGCGGGAGAATACGGGACCAACGCCGCAGCGGACTCGGCATCCAATATGAGGCGGAGCTTTCCGAGCATAACTTTCTGTCTTCTCGTTGGGATAGGAGGCGGTGCTCCTACGCCACAGAGCGATATCCGGCTCGGTGATGTGGTTGTGAGTCTTCCGACTGCGAGGTTCCCTGGCGTCATACAATATGATAGGGGGAAGGAAATTGAGAACAGTACTTTTGAACTTACTGGAGCTCTTCAACCGCCTCCGAGACAGTTGATGACTGCCATCAGTTCTTTACGTTCAAACCCTGATCTTCCTTCCGATCCACTGCAACCATTCCTGAATGACGTTGTAAATCGTGTACCGGACTCATGGAAGCTAAAGTATATTCATCCTGGACAAGAACACGACCGCCTGTTCTCGGTGGTATGCTCTGCATGCCAGGCTGGACATTGCAGAGATATGAACAATCACATCCGAAAACGCCCACTTCGACCAACCAAACACCCCGAAATACACTACGGCCTCATCGCGTCAGCAAACCGTGTGCTCAAAGACGCAGCAGTGCGGGACCGTTGGGCGCAAGAACACGGTATCTTGTGCTttgagatggaggcagcAGGGGTCATGAATACGTTCCCGTGCCTTGTTATCCGCGGCATCTGTGATTATGCGGACTCATATAAGAGCAAGGAGTGGCAGGAGTATGCGgcagcgacggcggcggcgtatGCAAAGTTGCTGCTCACAGAAGTGGCTGTTTGTGATGACACGAGGAACGGGTTTTGGGAACAAGAGAGGACTTTGATGGAGTTTCGGCCACCAGAACGGCCAATCAGCAACGAGCAGAGAGTCTAA